A window from Micromonospora profundi encodes these proteins:
- a CDS encoding dolichyl-phosphate-mannose--protein mannosyltransferase codes for MTSASTAQSPSADPADTVEVTGEPGPTADPPAPRVEGGGAAAVIRRRFATVDARADRFSWLATAVVVAIAAILRFLGLSSPSGKIFDETYYAKDAYGLISRGVEWNYKDNVASYVVHPPLGKWLIGLGEWAFGYQDADSKVSVPGHLITTSPEFGWRFSAAVIGTLSVLLLVRIGRRMFRSTVLGCAAGLLLALDGFHLVLSRAALLDIFLLFFVLAAFGALVLDRDASRRRWARALDDGLDTSRPGRAGRPPTGWRTWPWWRLAAGVLIGCACAVKWSAVYFVPAFALLVILWEVGVRRSAGVRRPWRDTVLDELPWLVLAGVLIVVTYIATWSGWLLSDDGYYRLASSTAYPTDKLSDAPVIGPLINLFEYHRAAYGFHAQLDDPHKYQSWPWQWLLLGRPVAFHYATDGACGAPSCASEILLLGTPLLWWSFLPALVALVWLGVARRDWRAGAILLSVAAGLLPWFVLALDGRTMFSFYTAPVLPFLVLAVVYVLGALIAPAGGEVGEVTRLTPGDPAYERRLVGSVAAGAYVLLVGLCFAYFYPIFVGKVIPYSDWLSRMWLDGRWI; via the coding sequence TCGACAGCGCAGAGCCCGAGCGCCGACCCGGCAGACACGGTCGAGGTGACCGGCGAGCCCGGCCCCACGGCGGATCCACCGGCACCCCGCGTGGAGGGCGGCGGCGCTGCCGCTGTGATCCGCCGCCGGTTCGCCACAGTCGACGCCCGGGCGGACCGGTTCTCGTGGCTCGCCACAGCAGTCGTGGTGGCCATCGCGGCGATCCTACGTTTCCTCGGCCTGTCCAGCCCCAGCGGTAAGATCTTCGACGAGACGTACTACGCCAAGGACGCGTACGGGCTGATCAGCCGCGGCGTCGAGTGGAACTACAAGGACAACGTCGCCTCGTACGTGGTGCACCCGCCACTGGGCAAGTGGTTGATCGGCCTCGGCGAGTGGGCCTTCGGCTATCAGGACGCCGATTCGAAGGTCTCCGTTCCCGGGCACCTGATCACCACCTCGCCGGAGTTCGGCTGGCGGTTCTCGGCGGCCGTCATCGGCACCCTGTCGGTGCTCCTGCTGGTCCGGATCGGCCGGCGGATGTTCCGCTCGACGGTCCTGGGGTGCGCTGCCGGTCTGCTGCTCGCCCTGGACGGCTTCCACCTGGTGCTGTCCCGCGCGGCGCTGCTCGACATCTTCCTGCTGTTCTTCGTGCTTGCCGCGTTCGGCGCGTTGGTGCTCGACCGCGACGCCAGCCGCCGACGCTGGGCGCGCGCTCTCGACGACGGGCTCGACACGAGCCGGCCGGGTCGGGCCGGCCGACCGCCGACGGGCTGGCGTACGTGGCCGTGGTGGCGCCTGGCCGCCGGGGTGCTGATCGGCTGCGCCTGCGCGGTGAAGTGGAGCGCTGTCTACTTCGTGCCCGCGTTCGCGCTGCTGGTGATCCTCTGGGAGGTCGGGGTCCGCCGGTCCGCGGGCGTCCGCCGGCCCTGGCGGGACACCGTGCTCGACGAGCTGCCGTGGCTGGTGCTGGCCGGCGTGCTGATCGTGGTCACCTACATCGCCACCTGGTCGGGGTGGCTGCTCTCCGACGACGGCTACTACCGGCTGGCGTCGTCGACGGCGTACCCGACCGACAAGCTCAGTGACGCCCCGGTGATCGGCCCGCTGATCAACCTCTTCGAATACCACCGCGCTGCGTACGGCTTCCACGCCCAACTCGACGATCCCCACAAGTACCAGTCGTGGCCGTGGCAGTGGCTGCTGCTCGGCCGTCCGGTGGCGTTCCACTACGCGACCGACGGGGCGTGCGGCGCACCGAGCTGCGCCTCGGAGATCCTGCTGCTGGGCACCCCGCTGCTGTGGTGGTCGTTCCTGCCCGCCCTGGTGGCGCTGGTGTGGCTGGGTGTGGCACGGCGCGACTGGCGGGCCGGCGCGATCCTGCTCAGCGTGGCGGCCGGGCTGCTGCCCTGGTTCGTGCTCGCCCTCGACGGCCGGACGATGTTCTCGTTCTACACCGCGCCGGTGCTGCCCTTCCTGGTGCTTGCCGTGGTCTACGTGCTGGGTGCGCTCATCGCACCGGCCGGGGGCGAGGTGGGCGAGGTGACTCGGCTGACGCCCGGCGACCCGGCGTACGAGCGGCGGCTGGTGGGCAGTGTCGCGGCCGGCGCCTACGTGCTGCTGGTGGGGCTGTGCTTCGCGTACTTCTATCCGATTTTCGTGGGCAAGGTGATTCCGTACTCGGATTGGCTGTCGCGAATGTGGCTCGACGGTCGGTGGATATAG
- a CDS encoding MmcQ/YjbR family DNA-binding protein, with protein sequence MFMRRRAADAGVQFRAAPGLCGDRDRRRGAVELLARVREICLALPEVTERPSHGSPTWFVRDKSVFVTLHADGHHQNDFPHLWCAAPPGAQAELTAADPERFFRPPYVGGRGWLGVRLDGTVDWVEIDELCRDAYREIAPKRLVALLDASA encoded by the coding sequence ATGTTCATGCGACGCCGCGCGGCTGACGCGGGCGTCCAGTTCCGTGCCGCACCGGGCCTGTGCGGCGATCGTGACAGGAGGCGGGGCGCTGTGGAGTTACTGGCCCGGGTCCGGGAGATCTGCCTGGCCCTGCCCGAGGTGACCGAGCGACCCAGTCACGGGTCACCGACCTGGTTCGTCCGGGACAAGAGCGTCTTCGTCACCCTGCACGCCGACGGGCACCACCAGAACGACTTCCCACACCTCTGGTGCGCGGCCCCGCCGGGCGCGCAGGCGGAGCTGACCGCCGCCGACCCGGAACGCTTCTTCCGCCCTCCCTACGTGGGTGGTCGGGGGTGGCTCGGCGTACGGCTCGACGGCACGGTCGACTGGGTCGAGATCGACGAGTTGTGCCGGGACGCTTACCGGGAGATCGCGCCGAAGCGGCTTGTCGCCCTGCTCGACGCGTCCGCCTGA